A genomic region of Corticium candelabrum chromosome 6, ooCorCand1.1, whole genome shotgun sequence contains the following coding sequences:
- the LOC134181363 gene encoding dual specificity protein kinase shkC-like, translating into MAIVLFILFICAGLAIISYIRKQRKKRENALQDEIRQLHEVWQIGWEELKTQERIGEGVAGRVCKARYRDIIVAVKILRDEHDPRMFSVFAKEIKFMQTMRHPNIVLFIGAGRTSVHGQPFLVLEYAKRGSMRQVLDDSSIELSDQRKTQFALDAAKGMEFLHSLCPPRIHRDLKSDNLLVSDTWVVKVADFGLGKPFEERSRVQRWINVIFNKRSLTEPLLETSGAYSNGIGTARWRAPEVIRRQTKYDSSIDVYSFGIVLWEIWTRQLPFFQYKFFHDVDDAVERGERPQLAQDCPNNYLNAMQACWSSDPLSRPSFKEIVNILDDMHKTLSQ; encoded by the exons ATGGCAATCGTTCTCTTTATCCTATTCATATGTGCAGGGTTAGCCATCATTTCTTACATTAGAAAACAGAGAAAGAAACGGGAAAATGCGCTTCAAGATGAGATAAGACAATTACACGAAGTGTGGCAAATTGGCTGGGAAGAGTTGAAAACACAAGAAAGGATTGGAGAAGGAGTAGCGGGTAGAGTATGTAAAGCTCGCTACCGCGACATCATAGTTGCTGTCAAGATACTGCGAGACGAACATGATCCGCGGATGTTCTCAGTATTTGCAAAGGAGATAAagtttatgcaaacaatgcgACATCCAAATATTGTACTATTTATAGGAGCGGGTAGAACGAGTGTTCATGGACAGCCGTTTTTAGTTCTTGAATACGCCAAACGTGGATCAATGCGGCAAGTATtagatgactctagcattgaGCTCTCGGACCAACGTAAGACTCAGTTTGCTCTAGATGCTGCAAAAGGAATGGAGTTTCTTCACAGTTTGTGCCCACCGAGAATTCATCGCGACTTGAAGAGTGATAATCTTTTAGTGAGTGATACCTGGGTCGTGAAGGTCGCCGATTTTGGTCTTGGAAAACCATTCGAGGAACGCAGTCGCGTTCAGAGATGGAtaaatgtaatttttaataaGAGGTCACTCACGGAGCCACTACTCGAAACAAGTGGAGCATACAGTAATGGCATTGGTACAGCGAGATGGCGCGCTCCCGAAGTCATCCGACGCCAAACAAAGTATGATAGTTCTATTGACGTGTACAG CTTTGGAATTGTTTTGTGGGAAATATGGACTCGTCAACTTCCTTTCTTTCAGTACAAGTTTTTTCATGACGTCGATGATGCTGTTGAACGAGGAGAACGTCCTCAACTTGCGCAAGACTGTCCCAACAATTATCTAAACGCAATGCAAGCTTGCTGGTCATCTGATCCGCTTTCAAGACCTTCTTTCAAGGAAATTGTCAATATCCTAGATGACATGCACAAAACTCTTTCTCAATAA
- the LOC134181451 gene encoding ATP-dependent helicase wrn-1-like, with translation MYHSSTPEANKEAILTSLRAVDGKCRVVFATNALGLGIDVQGLHTVVHWGPANTLESYMQEIGRCGRDGGQSRAVLYYHGQQLQHIDFEMRQYLFDSDTCRRKLLLLPFGAPLVQPETQHQCCDVCARTCSCAKPSDCSGIQGIFWNSHHQEVRDGVHHRSHRPVSLPHIALIRTALLEYKEMEKEIFTSSVQQPQYSSCTHVRPISDDCIQEILSNLTNFSQWEDI, from the coding sequence ATGTATCACTCCAGCACCCCTGAAGCTAACAAGGAGGCAATATTGACATCTCTGAGAGCTGTTGATGGCAAGTGCAGAGTGGTATTTGCCACAAATGCCCTAGGCTTAGGAATTGATGTGCAAGGATTGCATACAGTTGTTCACTGGGGACCAGCCAATACTCTGGAAAGCTATATGCAGGAGATAGGTCGGTGTGGCAGAGATGGCGGACAAAGCAGAGCCGTTTTGTATTATCATGGTCAGCAGCTGCAGCACATTGATTTTGAAATGCGACAATATTTGTTTGATTCCGACACATGTCGTCGGAAATTGCTGTTGTTACCCTTTGGTGCACCCCTTGTGCAACCAGAAACTCAACACcagtgttgtgatgtgtgtgcaaGAACGTGTAGCTGTGCAAAACCATCAGATTGTTCTGGTATACAGGGTATCTTTTGGAATAGTCATCATCAGGAGGTCAGGGATGGTGTTCATCATAGATCACATAGACCCGTTTCACTGCCTCACATTGCCTTAATTCGGACAGCCCTTCTTGAGTATAAAGAAATGGAAAAAGAGATATTTACATCATCAGTACAGCAGCCACAATATTCATCATGTACTCATGTTAGACCCATTTCAGATGATTGCATCCAGGAGATTTTGTCCAACCTGACTAATTTTAGTCAGTGGGAGGACATTTGA
- the LOC134181542 gene encoding uncharacterized protein LOC134181542, translating to MELLSCALFMLMFLLPGGRRDAQNVRNWLVAGTEENQLTKHANKWSRFSAWTCNTPQVRKYGRTSFHTFVNETRRHFRVFVFGGISNSADVADTKLSKATWIYNEEMNYWSVLDNLADEPPALESPHLVTVCNHYVILLHPHLINHTWIFVISNMQWMQTRILPELPNLHKFVLFEEMTAIAVNKTNCSCLCCQSVLLFPCGNNPEFETLYEFSCVSEAIAYTWKQIRFQQALYPVKPECKSFASSPSKDMVFAMVGQCLWLFSVKYSTWERADNCTLLQTISISKYTFGTVSPDNLNIYLLFDMKHRIVKRINVSDFSTSSETIVGTILFVWRLYFIHARNGDQVLFLGQVKHDFCQSSMWALTKSSSSPVWVMTKLSDTELSPSGNTDVLQSVWNQRIYLLVYRRYNNMLEDQAQTYYNLWYLYLPFMVWKQLGRVDRGVIVPGSSTTSASTFLGNKYWLIVSQNITRILNTDTQFIHGRIKHSINNRTSFSMVTVNGTSALLFGGKLNIGLFDDLWLFSSKTKRWTEVEIDRKVGSVPPPRFNHAAAIIRSQMFIYGGRDKNDVCYDDLWKFDLSSKNWSIIEAQNQGPNVTGIKFCIAHATAQSGHLWISVGCGKEAACKQPEIQIWMFIIHLRIWERLNDFQPVTELDKTLKPLAFWQGYLFRVATPEYGLSYIKVGCPLGLVSKDISEFPCDLCEIGYYPNAISEQFLSEGEMSSYH from the exons ATGGAACTTCTTTCTTGTGCTCTGTTTATGCTAATGTTCCTTTTGCCTGGAGGAAGGAGAGACGCACAAAACGTACGGAACTGGTTAGTTGCAGGAACGGAAGAAAATCAATTAACTAAGCATGCCAATAAATGGAGTCGCTTTAGCGCTTGGACATGCAATACGCCGCAGGTTAGAAAGTATGGTAGAACGTCATTTCACACATTTGTCAACGAAACTAGGCGACATTTTCGAGTTTTCGTATTCGGGGGAATATCAAACTCAGCAGACGTAGCTGATACGAAACTTTCAAAAGCGACTTGGATATATAACGAAGAAATGAACTACTGGAGTGTTCTTGATAACCTCGCAGACGAACCTCCAGCTTTAGAATCTCCTCACTTGGTTACTGTTTGCAACCATTACGTGATTCTCCTACACCCTCACTTGATCAACCATACTTGGATTTTCGTGATATCCAATATGCAATGGATGCAAACAAGAATTCTGCCAGAATTGCCTAACTTGCACAAGTTCGTGCTTTTCGAAGAAATGACGGCTATTGCCGTAAACAAAACGAATTGCTCTTGTTTATGCTGTCAATCAGTTCTGCTGTTTCCATGCGGAAATAATCCAGAGTTTGAAACGTTGTATGAATTTAGCTGCGTTTCCGAAGCAATCGCGTACACTTGGAAGCAAATACGTTTTCAGCAAGCACTTTACCCTGTTAAACCGGAGTGCAAATCGTTTGCGTCGTCGCCATCAAAAGATATGGTATTTGCTATGGTTGGACAATGTCTATGGTTGTTCTCTGTCAAATATTCTACCTGGGAACGCGCTGACAACTGTACCTTACTGCAAACCATTTCTATATCAAAATACACATTTGGAACAGTTTCTCCTGACAATCTAAACATTTATCTTCTTTTTGATATGAAGCATCGCATAGTTAAACGAATAAACGTGTCTGATTTCTCTACTTCTTCAGAAACAATCGTTGGCACGATTCTTTTCGTTTGGCGATTGTACTTTATACACGCTCGAAATGGTGATCAAGTATTGTTTCTCGGACAGGTTAAACATGACTTTTGTCAGTCGAGTATGTGGGCACTGACAAAAAGCAGTTCATCTCCAGTTTGGGTAATGACGAAACTCTCGGACACGGAGCTATCACCGTCTGGTAACACAGACGTTTTGCAATCAGTATGGAATCAAAGAATCTACTTGCTTGTGTACAGAAGGTACAATAACATGCTCGAAGATCAAGCACAAACTTATTACAATTTATGGTATCTGTATCTCCCGTTTATGGTCTGGAAACAATTGGGAAGAGTTGACAGAGGAGTTATCGTGCCAGGTAGTTCGACAACATCAGCTAGCACATTTCTTGGCAATAAGTACTGGCTAATTGTCTCACAAAACATCACAAGAATTCTAAACACAGACACGCAGTTTATCCACGGCAGGATAAAACATTCTATAAATAATCGAACCAGCTTCAGCATGGTAACAGTGAACGGAACCTCTGCGTTGCTGTTTGGTGGCAAATTGAATATCGGCTTATTTGATGATCTTTGGCTTTTTTCTTCTAAAACTAAACGTTGGACTGAGGTAGAAATTGACAGGAAAGTTGGATCAGTTCCTCCACCGAGATTCAATCATGCAGCAGCAATCATTAGATCGCAAATGTTTATATACGGTGGACGCGACAAGAATGATGTCTGCTACGACGACTTATGGAAGTTTGATCTTAGCAGCAAGAATTGGTCAATTATCGAAGCACAGAACCAAGGTCCGAACGTCACAGGAATTAAGTTTTGCATTGCACATGCAACAGCTCAAAGCGGTCATTTGTGGATTTCTGTTGGGTGCGGTAAAGAAGCCGCATGCAAACAACCTGAAATACAAATTTGGATGTTTATCATTCATCTAAGAATTTGGGAACGTCTTAATGACTTTCAGCCAGTCACTGAATTAGATAAAACACTTAAGCCACTAGCATTTTGGCAGGGTTACCTGTTCAGGGTTGCGACACCAGAATACGGACTCTCTTATATTAAAGTAGGCTGCCCTTTAGGACTCGTCTCAAAAGATATTTCTGAATTTCCCTGCGATCTGTGCGAGATAGGATACTATCCAAACGCTATATCAGAACA GTTTTTGTCAGAAGGGGAGATGTCTAGTTATCACTAG
- the LOC134181547 gene encoding zinc finger MYM-type protein 1-like, with product MKKAVDEIRPFIAAIKTALWTLEFLAMARGGREGIGHFKGLAQPYHLLRNDLGRYTDQEISRLSENEKYQLIKTVFRPIADYEFPSQEEYGKNRSFQPSWLQRFEWLTYSKSMNGGFCVSCVLFAKGDRTALGQLVNSPMTNFTRAKKTLDEHQLQETHVVATESMTAFMRQTEKGELSVGQLMSSEARSNVQKNRNILKSIVNTLILCGKQNIALRGHGDAGRGSNQGNFHALLKFRLDAGDTTLESHSTTAGRNAQGSFGVKVFTVCADEAADTANREQMAFIVRFVDNQGHIREEFLDFIHCDEGTTGRALSGKIISSLQDNGLDMNYLRGQSYDGAGNMAGVREGAAAHTTAIYPKALYCHCAAHVLNLCVIAACKI from the exons ATGAAAAAGGCGGTAGATGAAATCAGGCCCTTTATAGCCGCAATCAAGACGGCATTGTGGACATTAGAGTTTCTGGCGATGGCACGTGGAGGAAGAGAGGGCATAGGTCATTTCAAGGGGTTGGCACAGCCATATCATCTTCTCAG AAACGACTTGGGACGATACACTGACCAAGAAATAAGTCGTCTATCGGAGAATGAGAAGTATCAGTTGATCAAGACGGTTTTCAGGCCTATCGCTGACTACGAGTTCCCTAGTCAAGAAGAGTACGGGAAAAATCGATCATTCCAACCGTCGTGGCTTCAAAGATTTGAATGGCTAACCTATTCCAAGTCAATGAATGGCGGGTTTTGTGTCTCCTGTGTACTTTTTGCAAAAGGAGACCGTACAGCTCTTGGACAGCTGGTGAACAGTCCAATGACGAATTTCACTCGAGCGAAGAAGAccctggatgaacatcagctTCAGGAGACCCACGTGGTGGCTACAGAGAGTATGACAGCGTTTATGAGACAAACGGAAAAAGGTGAACTGTCAGTTGGACAACTAATGTCGAGTGAAGCAAGATCAAATGTTCAGAAAAATCGCAACATTCTGAAGTCAATCGTGAACACCCTTATCCTGTGTGGCAAGCAAAACATTGCACTGAGAGGACACGGGGATGCTGGCAGGGGCAGTAATCAGGGAAACTTCCATGCTCTACTGAAATTCCGTCTTGACGCAGGTGACACCACTTTAGAATCCCATTCTACGACTGCAGGAAGAAATGCCCA AGGAAGTTTTGGAGTCAAAGTTTTCACTGTTTGTGCTGATGAAGCTGCAGATACTGCCAACAGAGAGCAAATGGCCTTTATTGTGAGATTTGTTGACAATCAAGGACACATTCGAGAGGAATTCTTAGATTTTATACATTGCGATGAAGGTACTACAGGCAGGGCTCTTTCTGGTAAAATCATATCAAGCTTGCAGGACAATGGATTAGACATGAATTACCTCCGTGGTCAGAGCTATGACGGAGCGGGAAATATGGCAGGCGTCCGTGAAGGGGCTGCAGCTCATACTACTGCAATATATCCAAAGGCTTTATACTGCCACTGCGCAGCTCATGTTCTCAATCTATGTGTTATTGCAGCTTGCAAAATCTAA
- the LOC134181549 gene encoding 52 kDa repressor of the inhibitor of the protein kinase-like, with the protein MANDKSFNRDTNVQSQGLHAVITKFQFIVTLLTVKNCTGYTKALSSSLQERAQDVRANRSVDDVRTALEKVLSRVSGDFSSWYKKASEIAAAVKVDPSLPRVCNRQRNRDNVPAETPEEYYRRSLGIPYLEELVAQLQARFSSLGKICAEGLHLIPPIICQDREPELRLQDKIQRFVRTYPVDLASPLGFNVELALWEKKWRRLPTNHPSTVQDTLKVCIEQDYPNVYALLKVLRTIGVTSCEAERANSELTYLKTYLRATMTQSRMNG; encoded by the coding sequence ATGGCGAATGACAAGTCGTTTAACAGAGACACTAATGTCCAGTCCCAAGGTCTTCATGCGGTCATTACAAAATTTCAGTTCATTGTTACTTTACTGACAGTGAAGAACTGCACGGGATACACCAAGGCGCTCAGTAGTAGTCTTCAAGAAAGGGCACAAGACGTCAGGGCAAACAGGAGTGTAGACGACGTAAGAACAGCGTTAGAAAAGGTACTGTCTAGAGTGAGTGGAGACTTTTCGAGCTGGTACAAGAAGGCAAGTGAAATTGCAGCAGCGGTGAAAGTGGATCCTTCTCTACCAAGAGTGTGCAATCGgcaaagaaacagagacaACGTTCCCGCCGAAACTCCGGAAGAGTACTACAGACGATCGTTGGGGATACCCTATTTAGAAGAGCTTGTGGCTCAGCTGCAAGCTAGGTTTTCTTCACTAGGTAAGATCTGTGCTGAAGGACTTCACTTGATCCCGCCTATCATTTGCCAAGATCGTGAACCAGAACTGCGGCTTCAGGATAAGATTCAACGGTTTGTGCGTACCTACCCAGTTGATCTTGCAAGCCCATTGGGTTTCAACGTTGAACTCGCTCTTTGGGAGAAAAAATGGAGACGACTACCTACCAATCATCCGTCCACTGTCCAAGACACATTGAAAGTATGCATTGAACAGGATTATCCCAACGTTTATGCACTCTTGAAGGTTCTACGTACCATTGGCGTTACCTCATGTGAAGCAGAGAGGGCAAACAGTGAGCTGACATACCTCAAGACGTACCTAAGGGCTACTATGACACAGAGCCGCATGAACGGTTAG
- the LOC134181550 gene encoding uncharacterized protein LOC134181550 has product MDNCVPTAFEGYDDLLVFLDRVTVWSQLKGFSGEKRALALASRLEGAAFDNYRRLSVDDKTSFDAIVSSLKREFLRGGADRMQAVTDLRRRKWAVTAESVGAFGHDVQRLVRLSYPSFDVDSVTTVARDAFLEGLPHEFQVQLRLSGDTALKSVAELSEVHRLQIAGIGERKQSGTMPALSRDFSQSSGSSHLSTGENTRRHNCRSLTFDRSADADGVGHVRIH; this is encoded by the coding sequence ATGGACAATTGTGTACCTACAGCCTTTGAAGGTTATGATGACTTGCTGGTATTTCTGGATCGCGTTACTGTCTGGTCACAGTTGAAGGGTTTTTCTGGAGAAAAGAGGGCTCTCGCCCTAGCATCACGCTTGGAAGGGGCTGCATTTGATAACTACCGACGCCTGTCGGTGGACGACAAAACAAGTTTTGACGCAATCGTCAGTTCGCTAAAACGTGAGTTTCTACGTGGCGGAGCAGATCGCATGCAGGCAGTTACTGACCTACGACGACGGAAATGGGCTGTTACTGCAGAATCTGTTGGTGCGTTTGGTCATGATGTTCAACGACTTGTTCGTTTATCTTACCCTAGTTTTGACGTGGATTCGGTAACTACAGTGGCTCGAGACGCGTTTTTGGAAGGGTTGCCGCATGAGTTCCAAGTTCAGCTTCGTTTGAGTGGAGATACAGCTTTAAAATCAGTGGCAGAATTAAGTGAAGTACATCGTTTACAGATAGCAGGTATCGGTGAGAGAAAACAAAGCGGGACGATGCCGGCACTTTCACGTGATTTCAGTCAATCGTCTGGTTCCAGTCATTTGTCAACTGGCGAAAATACACGACGTCATAATTGCCGATCATTAACATTTGACAGGTCGGCGGATGCCGATGGCGTTGGTCATGTCAGAATCCATTAG
- the LOC134181551 gene encoding putative ATP-dependent DNA helicase Q1, translating into MASPKSSDWIYEKATLLLKSVFGFSEFRPGQLEAIRSVVHGNDTVVRLTTSAGKSLCYQLPPLIAGSNLCCLVISPLRALMNDQLHRLRQFATCPVMVLTATATKATIDVIAERVGLDHPKVIRGSLNRSNLFFLFMKKKATTEFSLMPIIEDLRQESNDFKKTVIFVRTKESATAIWQMLSKTGLAEIHHSSLTTERRRQSESQLKNSQVSVVVATIGFGMGIDIKDIRLVILYGLPDSIPQMFQVFFIHGV; encoded by the exons ATGGCGTCGCCGAAAAGTAGTGACTGGATTTACGAGAAAGCTACGCTTCTGCTGAAGAGCGTGTTTGGCTTCAGTGAGTTCCGACCCGGTCAATTGGAAGCTATACGATCAGTGGTACACGGAAACGACACGGTTGTTCGCTTGACGACCAGCGCTGGGAAGTCACTGTGTTACCAGCTACCTCCACTCATTGCGGGTAGTAATTTGTGTTGCCTGGTAATAAGTCCGCTGCGTGCACTGATGAATGATCAG CTACACAGACTTAGACAGTTTGCAACATGTCCAGTGATGGTGcttacagcaacagcaacaaaggCTACCATTGATGTCATAGCTGAGAGAGTTGGGCTTGATCATCCCAAAGTTATCAGAGGATCCTTAAACAGATCTAACTTGTTTTTTCTGTTCATGAAGAAAAAGGCAACAACTGAG TTCAGTTTAATGCCTATTATTGAAGACCTACGACAAGAAAGCAATGACTTCAAAAAGACGGTTATCTTTGTTCGAACAAAGGAATCAGCCACTGCCATTTGGCAGATGTTGTCGAAGACTGGGCTTGCAGAAATACACCATTCTTCTCTCACCACAGAGAGAAGAAGACAGTCAGAGAGCCAGCTCAAAAATTCACAGGTCTCGGTAGTTGTTGCTACCATTGGATTTGGCATG GGAATCGACATAAAAGACATCCGATTGGTAATCCTCTATGGGCTACCTGACTCTATTCCACAGATGTTCCAGGTATTTTTTATCCATGGTGTGTGA
- the LOC134181306 gene encoding uncharacterized protein LOC134181306 → MPAQLCSYCVQMFGRAGRDGLPATTVLLYRPSELKAKCVKDDLKSLVNGKRCIRSVFMAALDSDLTEQGGLPCCSTCLTHSQDPNRLFVYSHHPSQRRSNKRSHVQVTDETLPEDTLRLKRALSRWRATTAEIEGKKGLGVEIIASNKLLDYIARNSSELTSEEKVACVPGLSQRHAASLYAVLEACRSRLASDDDNELPAREIQQRQCSRGALTDISNFPHNDKS, encoded by the exons ATGCCTGCACAATTGTGTAGCTATTGTGTACAGATGTTTGGAAGAGCTGGACGAGATGGGCTACCTGctactactgtactgttgTACAGACCATCTGAACTAAAAGCAAAATGTGTAAAAGATGACTTGAAAAGTTTGGTCAACGGTAAAAGATGCATTAGAAGTGTATTTATGGCAGCCTTGGACTCCGACCTGACAGAACAAGGGGGTTTGCCTTGCTGTAGCACTTGTCTTACTCACAGCCAGGATCCCAACAGACTGTTTGTCTACTCACACCATCCTTCACAGCGGAGAAGTAATAAAAGAAGTCATGTTCAGGTGACTGACGAGACTTTG CCTGAAGACACCTTGAGATTGAAAAGAGCTTTAAGCAGATGGCGAGCAACTACAGCCGAGATAGAGGGTAAGAAAGGGCTTGGAGTGGAGATCATTGCCTCTAATAAGCTGCTAGACTACATAGCCAGGAACAGCAGTGAGTTGACGTCAGAGGAGAAGGTTGCATGCGTACCTGGTCTTTCACAGCGTCATGCCGCCTCCCTTTACGCTGTTCTTGAAGCCTGTCGTTCAAGGCTCGCGAGTGATGACGACAACGAGCTACCCGCACGCGAAATCCAACAACGTCAGTGTAGTCGAGGAGCTCTCACTGACATATCCAATTTCCCACACAATGACAAGTCCTAG